DNA sequence from the candidate division WOR-3 bacterium genome:
GGATACAAAGGTAGACTCAAAACCTCTTTGGAAAATTCTTCTGCCTTTTTACATCCAATTATCCTTGAATTGTTTTTAAAAATTGGTTGATAATATAATGGATAAGGATAATAAATCTTTGTCTCAATCCCCAATCTCTCTAAATAATTTTTTAATTTTTTATTATCTTTTACCCTTATTGTGTAAATATTGTAAGAATGGATTTTATTATTCTCTTCTTTTGGACAGACCAAAAGGGAACCTAAATTTTCATTATAAATTTTGGCAATCTCTCTTCTTTTTTCTAATAGAAATTTTATTTTCTTTAATTTTATTCTTAAAACCATTGCCTGAATGGTATCTAAACGGGAATTAAATCCAATATCATCAACAAATTCTTTTTTTAAATCGGGATTTCTTAATTCCTTTATTTTCTGATAGAAATAAAAAGATTTTGTCAAGCATAAGCCACCATCACCAAAGCAAGATAAATTCTTTGTTGGATAAAAAGAGAAACAACTAATCTCACCAAAAGAACCGCAATAATTATCTTTATATTTTGCTCCAAAACTTTGGCAACAATCTTCTATTAAAAAAAGTCCATATCTATTTTTTATATCAATAATCTCTTCCATATCACAAGGAAGCCCAAATAAGTGAACAATTATTATCCCTTTCGTCTTTTTAGATATTGCCTTTTTTATCTCTTTTGGCGAAATATTGTAATCTTCTTTGATATCAACAAAAACCGGTTTTGCTTTTACTTTTAATATTGCCAAGGCAGTAGAAATATAAGAAAAAGAAGTAGTAATTATCTCATCTCCTTCTTTCACCTTTAATGCCTTTAATGCCAAAATCAAGGCATCGGTCCCGGAATTAACACCTACCGAATAAAAATTATTATTAGAAGAAAAGAATTTAGAAAAGTCCTTTTCAAAAAGTTCTAACTCCCTTCCTAAAATGTAATCACCCTTTTTTAAAAAATTATCTATTTTGAAATCTCTTTTAAAGAATTGATATTCCCTTTTTAAATCAATAAAAGGAACTTTCATAACTTTCAATTATTCTAAAAAGAGTTATAAAGAAAATCAATATATTTATCAAAAGGAATGAAACCTAAAATTTTATCAATACAAAATTTCCTTAAACTGTAAACTATTTTGTTATTAAACTACTCCTCTAGTAAATTTTAAATAAAAATACTCATCAAGGATTTTGAGTATAGTTCGTTGAGAGTAACCGTAAATAAAACGCGTACTTTCAAACTCTTTATAATACCACTTTTTAAGCTTTTCAACATTTTCTCTTTCCCTCTCAAGAACATCTTTTAATGCTACACAGAATTTTACATAGTTATCTGCGTCAATTCCTCTAAATCTAAGCCCTTCTGCTACTTTATTGTCCCATACTGGAAAAAATGAAGGTGCTAATATATGTAATGTTTTTGCCGCCGCAATAAATTGTCTTTTCTTAGTCTTCAATATACAAGTAGCGAGAGTTTCATACATCTCTTTTATACATTTCTTATCATTTTCATTCAAAGAAGTAATTTCCCTTTTCCTAAAACCATCTATTCTATCTCTATTTTCTTCTACCCATCCTTTAAGCTTATCAGGCTTAAAACCTCCGTATCGAAAAGCAGCATTATTCCAAGCAATAAGAAATAATGTTGCAACATCACTTACTGTTCTCAAATTTTTATCCCAGTATTCATCAATTAATTTTCTTGGTAAATCATACTCCACATCTACATCTTTTGAAAGACTTTGAGACGACGAAAGCACTTTTTTTATTTCTTCAAAATTTAATGTAATTGTAATTTCGCACATCCTTTACCTCTTTTTTAAAAATTTTTCTTACTTATTAAAGAAATAAACTCTTCTTTAAAGGAGCGTTGCCCATTTAAAATCCAGTTTTTGTAAGAATTAAAAAGATAATATAAATTACCCATCCCTTTGTGCCAAATGGTATGTAAGGTGGTTAAAGGAATCAATTACTAAGGATTGCATTGTCAAAGATTTTGAATTATTATTAACAACAATTGTGTCAATATCTATCGTTACCCATTGGTAAAAAAGAAGGAAAATAATTATCATAAAGAATTATAATTGCCTAATATGGAAAGTCAATAATTATTTTTTCTCTTATTGCTTTTACTAAAAAGTGTGTTAAATTTTAGATTTTAATAACGAGTACTATATAGGATACCGATATAGGGATAACCCTATACCCATTTAAGTCTTTGATTTATAAAGACTTATAAGTATATACCCCCTCCCCCTATCAAAAATAATCTTATTTTCTTGACTTTTTAATATATTTTTATATCATTATTTATGATTAATTTTATCTTTATTTCTCTTCTTATCTTACAAATTGAAACCTTGCCTTCGCCAGTGATTAATAGAAATTCTTTTGAACTCCTCAGTAATAGCCGATATTCTTTCCATTCGGGTTTTAGTAGCAACTTATCCAATCAAATTTTAAGTAATATTTTATGGGCAATGGCAAAGGCACCAATTATTGGCTCTTATCGGGAGATTTATGTTGCTAAACCAAATAATTTGTATTTATACAATCCCGAAAATCATACCTTAAATTTACATCTTACTGGTAATCGACGTTCTAATAGTAATTCTGCTTTTGAGATTGGTGTTGCTACCGAAAGATATGAAGAAGCCGGTTTTATTATTCAACTTGGTCTACTTGCTGCTACCAGTTTTTGGGATTCTCTATCTAATGCGGTTTCCTGTCCAATGCAAAGCGCAACAAATTATGCGAATAATAACTGGTCACCTATTCATCCAATTAGACTTGTTAATGTTTATGGTTTTTCTCAAAGAAGGGGAATTGATACTACGAATATTGCTATCTCTTCTGATTCTTCTTTACCAAGACCGGTAATCTATCAACATGATACTTTTGAAATATTAATAAGAGATTTAAGTTTTGATACGATTTTTTTACCCTCTCCCCTCTCTATTGAAAAAATTTCCCAAATCTTATGGGCAGGATATGGTGTTACACCCCATATGACCGCCAATAATCGTCGGGGGCTTACTGTTCCCAGTGCCATTGCTAATTATTATTTAACTCAAAAAATCTATCTTGTTAATGAATATGGTGTCTATCGCTATCATAATCGCCTGCCACCAGGAACAAATCTAACAACTGCTGACCATAGAATTGAAGTAATTGTTAATGAAGACCGAAGAAGTGCTTTGAGAAATGCTATTCCGAGAATTCCTCAAACAGCACCAGTTTATATTATTATCTGTG
Encoded proteins:
- a CDS encoding nitroreductase family protein, encoding MINFIFISLLILQIETLPSPVINRNSFELLSNSRYSFHSGFSSNLSNQILSNILWAMAKAPIIGSYREIYVAKPNNLYLYNPENHTLNLHLTGNRRSNSNSAFEIGVATERYEEAGFIIQLGLLAATSFWDSLSNAVSCPMQSATNYANNNWSPIHPIRLVNVYGFSQRRGIDTTNIAISSDSSLPRPVIYQHDTFEILIRDLSFDTIFLPSPLSIEKISQILWAGYGVTPHMTANNRRGLTVPSAIANYYLTQKIYLVNEYGVYRYHNRLPPGTNLTTADHRIEVIVNEDRRSALRNAIPRIPQTAPVYIIICVGDTSSNYHLLEAGFVGIQMLLQAKSLNLSSSLTLPLLPNERNLIREVLSLPSSDFPVIIFSCGEKISEIKEGKKVKKESFGRFKIYDFLGRKILETNKPIDASRLKKGVYFILYENLWRKIVVN
- a CDS encoding DegT/DnrJ/EryC1/StrS family aminotransferase; this translates as MKVPFIDLKREYQFFKRDFKIDNFLKKGDYILGRELELFEKDFSKFFSSNNNFYSVGVNSGTDALILALKALKVKEGDEIITTSFSYISTALAILKVKAKPVFVDIKEDYNISPKEIKKAISKKTKGIIIVHLFGLPCDMEEIIDIKNRYGLFLIEDCCQSFGAKYKDNYCGSFGEISCFSFYPTKNLSCFGDGGLCLTKSFYFYQKIKELRNPDLKKEFVDDIGFNSRLDTIQAMVLRIKLKKIKFLLEKRREIAKIYNENLGSLLVCPKEENNKIHSYNIYTIRVKDNKKLKNYLERLGIETKIYYPYPLYYQPIFKNNSRIIGCKKAEEFSKEVLSLPLYPFLKVKEVKEVIKRVKSYLKEVENED